From Myxococcales bacterium, a single genomic window includes:
- a CDS encoding molybdopterin-dependent oxidoreductase, protein MSASSETYPSVCPLDCGDTCSLTVEVEDGAISRVRGSSVNPLTAGKICMKVATGFPELVHGKKRLTTPMRRVGAKGSAAFEAISWDEALDSIHDRYSQIISESGAEAIIPLTYGGPMGLICGGSMSKRFFHRLGASLLKSTPLCAGASSEAYESIFGDTPGITYDEMVESKLIVIWGNNITVANLHLTRTLRQARSLGAKLVVIDPKRTRIAEEADLHLALLPGTDVILGYAIAAELERQSALDRDFIAANVKGADAYLARAREFSLSHAAEQCGLAIEELEIFAAFWRDLKPACTIVGVAPERNRNGGGGLRAAYALPVLTGNFGVEGAGVCNVSAYFPVNHDALERPDFAPEGIRELSILSLTDHILDPSFAPPIRSVFIYDHNPVAVHPRQNKMREALSQEDLFVVGCDISMTDSMAYADIILPACTHFEYDDIFISYGHQYLQRAEPVIAPVGDSLPNTEIFRRLAQRFGFDDPAFLQSDHELIDLAIDRTDPRMGGRGGMDIGTDEVINLAVPGTPSVLRGIDPDTPSGKAELYSEELEERLAEGLPSFRPLARTGAFILVSPSSDRRTNSTFGGVTALAKSAEVEMNPADAQSLAFTDGQRVQLFNVQGKVILKLKISKAIRTGTLYVQKGAWLETSETGMTINALVPGHTADLGAGACYNDTQVDIASA, encoded by the coding sequence ATGAGTGCGTCGTCTGAAACCTATCCGAGTGTGTGTCCGCTCGACTGCGGTGACACGTGTAGTTTGACTGTGGAGGTCGAAGACGGAGCGATCTCGCGAGTTCGCGGAAGTTCGGTGAATCCGCTGACGGCCGGCAAGATCTGCATGAAGGTGGCCACTGGCTTTCCGGAACTCGTGCATGGCAAGAAAAGGCTGACCACGCCGATGCGACGCGTCGGCGCAAAGGGAAGCGCCGCGTTCGAAGCCATCAGCTGGGATGAAGCCCTCGATTCGATCCACGATCGATATAGCCAGATCATCTCCGAGTCGGGGGCCGAGGCGATCATTCCACTGACCTATGGCGGGCCGATGGGACTGATCTGTGGCGGCTCGATGTCCAAGCGGTTCTTTCACCGACTCGGCGCATCGCTGCTCAAGAGCACCCCCTTGTGCGCGGGCGCGTCTTCCGAAGCCTACGAAAGCATTTTCGGAGACACGCCTGGAATCACTTACGATGAGATGGTCGAATCCAAGCTCATTGTCATCTGGGGCAACAATATCACCGTTGCCAATCTCCATCTGACCCGGACCCTCCGACAGGCACGAAGCCTGGGCGCAAAGCTCGTTGTCATAGACCCAAAACGAACTCGCATCGCGGAAGAAGCCGACTTGCACCTGGCATTGCTGCCGGGCACCGACGTAATACTCGGCTACGCGATCGCCGCAGAACTGGAACGCCAGTCCGCCCTTGACCGCGACTTCATCGCTGCCAACGTAAAAGGTGCCGACGCCTATTTGGCTCGGGCGCGAGAGTTTTCACTTTCGCACGCCGCAGAACAATGCGGCCTCGCGATCGAAGAGCTGGAAATCTTCGCAGCATTCTGGCGAGACCTGAAACCGGCATGCACGATCGTCGGCGTCGCTCCCGAGCGAAACCGCAACGGAGGCGGCGGACTTCGCGCCGCCTATGCGCTGCCAGTCCTGACCGGAAACTTCGGCGTCGAAGGCGCCGGCGTCTGCAACGTCTCCGCGTATTTTCCTGTGAACCACGACGCGCTGGAGCGGCCGGATTTCGCTCCGGAAGGGATACGCGAGCTGAGCATCCTGAGCTTGACCGACCACATTCTCGATCCCTCCTTCGCGCCACCGATCCGGAGTGTATTCATCTACGACCACAACCCGGTCGCGGTGCATCCAAGGCAAAACAAAATGCGCGAGGCGCTGTCACAGGAAGATCTCTTTGTCGTCGGATGCGATATCTCGATGACCGACAGCATGGCCTACGCGGACATCATCTTGCCGGCATGCACACACTTTGAATATGACGACATCTTCATCTCGTATGGCCACCAATACCTGCAGCGAGCGGAACCGGTCATCGCTCCGGTGGGCGACTCGCTACCCAATACCGAAATCTTCCGCCGGCTGGCCCAGCGTTTCGGTTTCGACGACCCGGCTTTCTTGCAGAGCGACCACGAGCTGATCGATCTGGCCATCGATCGCACGGACCCCCGCATGGGCGGCCGAGGCGGGATGGACATCGGGACCGACGAAGTCATCAACCTCGCAGTTCCCGGCACGCCTTCTGTGCTGCGCGGAATCGACCCCGACACACCGAGCGGCAAGGCCGAACTCTACTCCGAAGAACTCGAAGAACGTCTCGCCGAAGGCCTGCCCTCGTTTCGGCCTCTCGCCCGCACCGGCGCATTCATCCTGGTGAGCCCGAGTTCAGATCGAAGAACCAACTCGACCTTCGGCGGTGTTACGGCACTCGCAAAATCCGCCGAAGTCGAAATGAATCCGGCGGATGCGCAGTCGCTGGCGTTCACCGACGGGCAACGGGTCCAGCTCTTCAATGTACAGGGCAAAGTCATCTTGAAATTGAAGATCAGCAAAGCGATTCGCACCGGCACGCTCTACGTGCAGAAGGGAGCCTGGCTCGAGACGAGCGAGACCGGCATGACGATCAACGCCCTGGTACCGGGACATACCGCCGACCTCGGCGCCGGCGCTTGTTACAACGACACCCAGGTCGACATCGCTTCAGCTTGA
- a CDS encoding fused MFS/spermidine synthase: MLTATGAAALIYQLVWARRMTLVVGATSRAAALVFATFMLGTAIGAALLSRYGDRVERPLRLFGWLELGIAITGVTVTWASEHLGLLHGYLPYAMVFLLSMLLLLIPTTLMGATLPVMLAYIDRTVGRGEKTRRVVGYIYSGNTFGALLGALLAGFFLIEHFGLRGSALVAAGLEVTVWAITMLNRDRPAALEREQLPWPRGPAALAVAVSGFTVLAYEVLFMRMLLQGFLGTAYALTIILGGFLAGLALGAAIAPVSKPGDSRSIGLVLVAGGVLALAFGPIVTTTPALIEYLRGGDLSFSYRLFMYGGISVVLVGLPATVWGMTFPMAASQIVRSGNAASTLGAAFFINTLAAVFGSLLTGLVLLPALGTRGALIAVAAIQLIAGVGLIALEKNIRLTAVTFIMALTAIFAAWPDQTLELGKAVPVPPHVVGHELEHTVRCFRDGETSTTTVLDHKPSGRISLILDGFGTAATGSGTDYMPMMGHLPLLAHPEPRNALVICFGTGATVRAVASWQIDYRAVEINEDVIACSEHFTPENLAVVAHVTIADGRAFLQRTEERFDVITLEPMPPYFAGAVNLYSAEYYQLAKRRMSVDGVVAQWLPLHLVTSEDARQIMATIQSVFPYTYLFIMPGDGTGIALGSGVPIDLRAMASRSATAPAAFQELDVSPKSLRSAIVLGPAGVRRYTAGAPLITDDRPRLEYSGVDHVLGHFKSGLALQRHNLQQIRERSRKNNQHLQIRQ, translated from the coding sequence ATGCTCACCGCCACAGGCGCGGCGGCGCTGATCTACCAACTGGTGTGGGCACGGCGCATGACGTTGGTTGTCGGAGCAACCAGTCGCGCGGCGGCCCTCGTGTTCGCGACGTTCATGCTCGGCACCGCGATCGGCGCCGCGCTGCTCAGCAGATACGGCGATCGCGTCGAGAGACCACTGCGGTTGTTTGGTTGGCTCGAGCTGGGCATCGCCATTACCGGCGTCACCGTCACATGGGCGAGCGAACATCTCGGTTTGCTGCACGGCTATCTCCCCTACGCGATGGTTTTTCTGCTGTCCATGTTGCTGCTGCTGATTCCAACGACTTTGATGGGCGCCACGCTTCCGGTAATGCTGGCATACATCGACCGCACGGTCGGACGCGGCGAAAAGACGCGCCGGGTGGTGGGTTACATCTACTCCGGCAATACCTTCGGTGCTCTGCTCGGCGCGTTGCTCGCGGGTTTCTTTTTGATCGAGCATTTCGGTCTGCGCGGATCGGCACTGGTGGCGGCGGGGCTCGAAGTCACCGTCTGGGCCATCACCATGCTCAATCGCGATCGGCCCGCGGCCCTCGAGCGGGAGCAACTTCCGTGGCCACGCGGGCCGGCTGCTCTCGCCGTCGCGGTTTCTGGTTTCACAGTACTCGCCTACGAAGTGCTCTTCATGCGTATGCTGCTCCAGGGATTCCTGGGTACCGCCTACGCACTGACGATCATCCTTGGAGGTTTCCTCGCTGGCCTTGCACTCGGTGCAGCCATCGCCCCCGTTTCCAAGCCGGGAGACTCCAGGTCCATCGGGCTGGTGTTGGTCGCCGGAGGCGTGCTGGCCCTCGCATTCGGCCCGATCGTGACGACAACCCCCGCTCTGATCGAATACCTGAGAGGCGGCGATCTCTCTTTCAGTTACCGGTTGTTTATGTACGGCGGAATCTCGGTCGTGCTGGTGGGATTGCCGGCGACTGTATGGGGCATGACCTTTCCCATGGCTGCCAGTCAAATCGTGCGCTCAGGCAACGCGGCCAGCACACTCGGTGCGGCATTTTTCATCAACACACTCGCGGCGGTGTTCGGCTCGTTGCTGACTGGATTGGTGTTGTTGCCAGCGCTTGGAACGCGCGGCGCGCTGATCGCTGTCGCAGCGATTCAATTGATCGCCGGCGTTGGCCTGATCGCGCTGGAAAAAAACATTCGACTCACCGCCGTCACGTTCATCATGGCGCTGACCGCCATCTTCGCAGCGTGGCCCGACCAAACGCTGGAACTCGGCAAGGCAGTACCGGTTCCTCCTCACGTGGTGGGTCATGAACTGGAACACACGGTACGCTGTTTCCGAGACGGCGAAACGTCGACGACCACCGTACTGGACCACAAGCCGTCCGGGCGCATCTCGCTAATTCTGGATGGCTTCGGCACAGCCGCCACGGGCTCGGGCACCGACTACATGCCAATGATGGGCCATCTGCCGCTATTGGCCCATCCCGAGCCCCGCAATGCGCTGGTGATCTGCTTCGGTACCGGCGCCACCGTACGCGCCGTGGCCAGCTGGCAGATCGACTATCGAGCCGTCGAGATCAACGAGGATGTCATCGCCTGTTCAGAGCACTTCACCCCAGAGAATCTCGCCGTCGTGGCACATGTAACGATCGCCGATGGCCGCGCCTTCCTGCAGCGCACAGAAGAGCGCTTTGACGTGATCACGCTCGAGCCCATGCCGCCATACTTCGCGGGTGCCGTCAACCTTTATAGCGCTGAGTATTATCAGCTGGCCAAACGACGCATGAGTGTCGATGGCGTCGTTGCCCAGTGGCTGCCGCTACACCTCGTAACGAGCGAGGACGCCCGGCAGATCATGGCGACCATTCAATCGGTATTCCCTTACACGTATCTATTCATCATGCCGGGCGACGGAACGGGTATCGCCTTGGGGAGCGGGGTCCCGATCGACTTGCGCGCGATGGCATCCCGCTCGGCGACGGCCCCCGCAGCTTTCCAAGAACTTGACGTGTCACCAAAATCGCTGCGCAGCGCCATAGTTTTGGGTCCCGCAGGTGTGCGCCGCTACACCGCCGGCGCACCTTTGATCACCGATGATCGGCCTCGCCTCGAATACTCGGGCGTGGATCACGTGCTTGGCCACTTTAAAAGCGGCCTCGCACTTCAGCGGCACAATCTCCAACAAATTCGCGAACGGAGCAGAAAAAACAATCAGCATTTGCAAATCCGCCAATAA